The window CGGCCGGTTGCCGTATTAATGCGATTTCATGCCGGCCGCCGCCATCAGCAGCTTAAACGCCGAGGCGACTACGCCGAGCGCCAGCACGCTCGCCGCCCAGATGGCGACCATCCACATCACCCGCCGCCATAGGGCCGGCGCAGTATCGGCTGCGGTTTTCATCAGCTTACTCCCCTGTCAGTGGTAGCCTTCATTCGGTTTGATTTTTCCGCGGAACACGTAATAGCTCCAGCAGGTGTAAACCAGGATCACCGGGATGATCAGCAGGCCGCCAACCAGCATAAAGCCCTGGCTCTGCGGCGGTGAGGCCGCCTGCCAGATGGAAATGGACGGCGGTATGATGTTCGGCCAGATGCTGATGCCCAGCCCGCTGAAGCCGAGGAAGACCAGCCCCAGCGTCAGCAGGAAGGGGCCACAGCCGGCGTGGTTGTAGGCCGCCCGCACAATCCCCCAGGAACAGGCCAGCACCAGCAGCGGCACCGGCAGGAACCAGAACAGGTTCGGGGTGGTGAACCAGCGGCGGGCGATGTCCTGATGCGCCAGCGGCGTCCAGATGCTGACGATGGCGATGATGGCCAGCAGGACCAGCGTCAGGGGAATGGCCAGGTCAGACATCTTGCGATGCAGCGCGCCTTCGGTTTTCATGATAAGCCAGGTGCAGCCCAGCAGCGCGTAGGCCACCACCAGGCCCAGGCCGCAAAACAGCGGGAACGGCGCCAGCCAGCTCAGCGCAGAGCCGCCGTAGGCACGGCCGGTCACCTCAAAGCCGTTCAGCACCGTGCCAACAGAGACCCCCTGGCTGAAAGCGGCGACGATCGAACCGCCGATAAACGCCTTGTCCCAGAACGGCCGGTGTTCCGGCGTGGCCTTGAAACGAAACTCGAAGGCCACGCCGCGGAAAATCAGGCCGATCAGCATGACGGTCAGGGGGATCGACAGCGCATCGGCGATCACCGCATAGGCCAGTGGAAAGGCGCCGTACAGCGCCGCGCCGCCCAGCACCAGCCAGGTTTCGTTGCCGTCCCAGACCGGCGCCACGGTATTGACCATCATGTCGCGCTCGGTGGCGTTCTTATTGAACGGGAACAGGATGCCGATGCCGAGATCGAAACCGTCCATCACGATATACATCAGCGTGGCGAACACGATGATGGTGAACCAAATAATCGAAAGATCGATGCCCATATCAGCGTTTTCCTTCTGGCGGGGTCAGGGATCCCTGCACCGCCGACAGCGGACGCGCAGGGGTGCCTTCAGCGGCGGGTTCGTGCATATCGCCCGGCTGCGGGCCCTTTTTGATCAGGCGCATCATGTAGACGTAGCCCACGCCGAACACCGAGGAATAGACCAGGATGAAGGCCAACAGGCTGAAGCTCATGTGCATTTCGCCGTGCGCCGATACCGCGTCGCGCGTTCGTTGCAGGCCGTAGACCACCCACGGCTGCCGGCCTATCTCGGTGGTGAACCACCCCGCCAGAATGGCTACCAGGCCGGACGGCCCCATCAGCAGGGCGAACCACAGGAACGGGCGCGATTGGTACAGGCGGCCGCGCCAGCGCAGCCAGGCGCTGACGACGCCGAGCAGCACCATCAACATGCCCAGCCCGGCCATCACGCGGAACGACCAGAAGATGATGCTCGAATTCGGGCGATCTTCTGTCGGGAAGCTTTTCAGCGCCGGCACCTGCTTATCGAGGCTGTGCGTCAGGATCAGGCTGCCCAGATACGGGATTTCCAGCCGGTAGCGGGTAACTTCGCCGTCCATGTCCGGCATGCCGAACAGCACCAGCGGCGTCGGCTCACCGGGTTTGTTTTCCCAGTGTCCTTCAATGGCGGCGATTTTCGCCGGCTGATACTTCAGGGTGTTCAAACCATGCGCATCGCCGATCATCGCCTGAACGGGCGCCACGATCAGCGCCATCCACAGCGCCATGGAAAACATCTTGCGGATAGCCGGGGTGTCGTTGCCGCGCAACAGATGCCAGGCCGCCGAAGCGCCGACAAAGAAGGCGCTGGCCAGGAAGGCCGCCGTCGACATGTGCAGCAGGCGATACGGG is drawn from Serratia entomophila and contains these coding sequences:
- a CDS encoding DUF2474 domain-containing protein, translated to MKTAADTAPALWRRVMWMVAIWAASVLALGVVASAFKLLMAAAGMKSH
- the cydB gene encoding cytochrome d ubiquinol oxidase subunit II, producing MGIDLSIIWFTIIVFATLMYIVMDGFDLGIGILFPFNKNATERDMMVNTVAPVWDGNETWLVLGGAALYGAFPLAYAVIADALSIPLTVMLIGLIFRGVAFEFRFKATPEHRPFWDKAFIGGSIVAAFSQGVSVGTVLNGFEVTGRAYGGSALSWLAPFPLFCGLGLVVAYALLGCTWLIMKTEGALHRKMSDLAIPLTLVLLAIIAIVSIWTPLAHQDIARRWFTTPNLFWFLPVPLLVLACSWGIVRAAYNHAGCGPFLLTLGLVFLGFSGLGISIWPNIIPPSISIWQAASPPQSQGFMLVGGLLIIPVILVYTCWSYYVFRGKIKPNEGYH
- a CDS encoding cytochrome ubiquinol oxidase subunit I — translated: MLGLDAFHLARIQFAFTVSFHIIFPAITIGLASFLAVLEGLWLKTRNDTYRELYHFWSKIFAVNFGMGVVSGLVMAYQFGTNWSGFSQFAGSITGPLLTYEVLTAFFLEAGFLGVMLFGWHKVGRGLHFFATCMVALGTIISTFWILSSNSWMQTPQGYAIENGIVVPMDWLKIVFNPSFPYRLLHMSTAAFLASAFFVGASAAWHLLRGNDTPAIRKMFSMALWMALIVAPVQAMIGDAHGLNTLKYQPAKIAAIEGHWENKPGEPTPLVLFGMPDMDGEVTRYRLEIPYLGSLILTHSLDKQVPALKSFPTEDRPNSSIIFWSFRVMAGLGMLMVLLGVVSAWLRWRGRLYQSRPFLWFALLMGPSGLVAILAGWFTTEIGRQPWVVYGLQRTRDAVSAHGEMHMSFSLLAFILVYSSVFGVGYVYMMRLIKKGPQPGDMHEPAAEGTPARPLSAVQGSLTPPEGKR